One part of the Ornithodoros turicata isolate Travis chromosome 2, ASM3712646v1, whole genome shotgun sequence genome encodes these proteins:
- the LOC135382955 gene encoding uncharacterized protein LOC135382955, which translates to MYKHYSSGQHCAVFGCKNNQRKRKLLLEQMCEAHNVKRSSCMCGVYSLHRFPAAPERRREWVVALNRKGFEASKYARVCSIHFVDGKPTERNPCPMLQLGSYAKKVSQSIATVVDTTTSPAPASGEQQSMWADDSWATDVEAVALDLSTCDHHDRANSRTNEKCDQASQAEPSVCSVGVQWEDPCASVLQEHSYATLQVTTVCAETQSMQEKSLTEGLSESVCHFYTGLSLDAFSKLVTTVSLAACISGSLSTGDQVLLTLMRLRLGLLYYDLAIRFGISVARAGRVFRKILLILDNIMRNVVVWLPLETIFATTPFQFSASGYANTTCIIDCTEVQMQRPKKIYARGQSYSHYKGCNTVKCLVAIAPSGFIMFVSNAYGGRASDKFIVDDSQFSDYLYENQEIMADRGFALTASMKEKGVKLNMPAFSKGRHQFPEMEATVSRRISQLRIHVERAINRIKTYRILKSSLPIHHKKLMDSIILVCAGLCNLKGQLIAPKNSDNKACAQHEESC; encoded by the exons ATGTATAAACACTATTCTTCTGGACAGCATTGTGCAGTCTTTGGCTGTAAGAATAATCAACGAAAGCGCAAGCTCCTCTTGGAACAAATGTGCGAAGCGCATAACGTCAAAAGGAGCAGTTGCATGTGCGGCGTGTATTCGCTGCACAGGTTTCCGGCTGCGCCCGAAAGACGCAGGGAATGGGTAGTTGCACTCAACAGGAAGGGTTTCGAAGCTAGCAAATACGCACGG GTTTGCTCCATCCACTTCGTTGATGGCAAACCTACTGAGCGCAATCCGTGTCCCATGCTGCAGCTTGGCAGCTACGCAAAGAAG GTGTCACAGAGCATCGCGACAGTGGTTGACACCACTACATCTCCTGCTCCTGCTTCCGGTGAGCAGCAGAGCATGTGGGCAGACGACAGCTGGGCTACTGATGTTGAGGCTGTTGCTCTTGACCTCAGCACCTGTGACCACCACGATCGAGCGAACAGCAGGACAAATGAAAAGTGTGATCAGGCTTCCCAGGCAGAGCCTAGTGTATGCTCTGTTGGAGTTCAGTGGGAGGACCCTTGTGCGAGTGTGTTACAAGAACATTCGTACGCCACACTACAAGTAACGACAGTGTGTGCTGAGACACAAAGCATGCAAGAGAAATCCTTGACTGAAGGCCTCTCAGAATCAGTGTGCCACTTTTACACTGGCCTTTCTTTGGATGCATTTTCCAAGCTAGTGACGACTGTGTCTTTAGCTGCATGCATTAGTGGCAGCCTATCCACTGGGGATCAAGTGTTACTGACCCTGATGAGGCTCCGGCTTGGGCTGCTGTACTATGATCTGGCTATAAGGTTTGGCATATCTGTCGCCAGAGCTGGAAGAGTCTTTCGTAAGATACTTCTCATTCTGGACAACATCATGAGAAACGTTGTGGTGTGGCTGCCACTCGAGACAATTTTCGCAACCACGCCATTTCAGTTCAGTGCTAGTGGGTATGCCAACACAACCTGCATTATAGATTGTACTGAAGTCCAGATGCAGCGACCAAAGAAGATTTATGCACGGGGACAAAGTTACAGCCACTACAAGGGCTGTAACACTGTGAAGTGCCTAGTTGCAATAGCACCAAGTGGATTTATCATGTTTGTCTCGAATGCCTATGGCGGACGGGCGTCTGATAAATTTATTGTCGATGATTCTCAATTTTCGGATTACTTGTATGAGAACCAAGAGATTATGGCGGACAGGGGTTTCGCACTTACTGCCTCGATGAAAGAGAAGGGGGTCAAACTAAATATGCCAGCCTTTTCAAAAGGTAGACACCAGTTTCCTGAAATGGAAGCTACTGTGTCAAGGAGGATATCACAGCTGCGAATCCATGTGGAGCGGGCTATCAACAGGATCAAAACCTACAGAATCCTCAAAAGCTCCCTTCCCATCCACCATAAGAAGTTGATGGACAGCATAATACTGGTGTGCGCGGGATTGTGCAACTTGAAAGGACAGCTCATTGCCCCAAAGAACAGTGACAACAAAGCTTGTGCACAGCATGAGGAGAGTTGTTAG